The DNA sequence GCTGCCAGTCGGTCTGGAAGCCGGGGTGGACGTCCGTCTCCAGCGCTATGGCGTTGAGCTCGCCGCCGGGGTGCCAGAAGCGGATGCCCTCGTCGTCGATCTCGAAGGCGCCGCCGACCTTGCGGTAGGTGTTGAGGAAGGTCATCATCTCGCGCTGGCTGGCGCCGCGGACGTAGATGTTGCCCTTGGTGGCGAGCGCCGCGCTCGCCCAGGAGGCGGACTCCAGGCGGTCGGGGAGCGCGCGGTGGTTGTAGCCGCCGAGCGAGTCGACACCGGTGATCCGGATCGTCCGGTCGGTGTCCATGGAGATGATCGCGCCCATCTTCTGCAGCACGCAGATGAGGTCCTCGATCTCGGGCTCCACGGCCGCGTTGGACAGGACGGTGACGCCCTCCGCCAGCACGGCGGTCAGCAGCACCTGCTCGGTCGCGCCGACCGACGGGTACGGCAGCTGGATCTTGGTGCCGCGCAGCCGCTGCGGGGCCTCCAGGTACTGCCCGCCCTCGCGCTTCTCGATGGTGGCGCCGAACTGGCGCAGCACCTCGAAGTGGAAGTCGATGGGCCGGCCGCCGATGTCGCAGCCGCCCAGGCCCGGGATGAAGGCGTGGCCGAGGCGGTGCAGCAGGGGGCCGCAGAAGAGGATCGGGATGCGCGAGGAGCCGGCGTGCGCGTCGATGTCGGCGACGTTCGCGCTCTCCACGTGCGAGGGGTCGAGAACCAGCTCGCCCGGCTCGTCGCCGGGGCGC is a window from the Streptomyces mobaraensis genome containing:
- the murA gene encoding UDP-N-acetylglucosamine 1-carboxyvinyltransferase — translated: MTGPDDVLLVHGGTPLEGEIRVRGAKNLVPKAMVAALLGSGPSRLRNVPDIRDVRVVRGLLQLHGVTVRPGDEPGELVLDPSHVESANVADIDAHAGSSRIPILFCGPLLHRLGHAFIPGLGGCDIGGRPIDFHFEVLRQFGATIEKREGGQYLEAPQRLRGTKIQLPYPSVGATEQVLLTAVLAEGVTVLSNAAVEPEIEDLICVLQKMGAIISMDTDRTIRITGVDSLGGYNHRALPDRLESASWASAALATKGNIYVRGASQREMMTFLNTYRKVGGAFEIDDEGIRFWHPGGELNAIALETDVHPGFQTDWQQPLVVALTQASGLSIVHETVYESRLGFTSALNQMGAHIQLYRECLGGSACRFGQRNFLHSAVVSGPTKLQGADLVIPDLRGGFSYLIAALAADGTSRVHGIDLINRGYENFMQKLQDLGANVELPQGA